A genomic window from Agreia sp. COWG includes:
- a CDS encoding glycoside hydrolase family 1 protein, with protein sequence MSLAIPSFESFPPGFIWGSATAAAQIEGAAHDDGKEDSIWDAFARVPNAVINGDTPEVAVDHYHRFADDVAIMKDLGLDSYRFSTSWARIKPGDREFNRRGLDFYSRLVDELLGAGILPWLTLYHWDLPQAVEETGGWANRDTAYRFRDYAEGVYAVLGDRVEHWTTFNEPFCSSLLGYGAGVHAPGRREPLAAIQAVHHQHLAHGLAVNRLRELGAQNLGITFNLTNAIAADTADAADVDAARRLDGMMNRIFLEPVLLGAYPDDVTDDLSAAGIRLDEIVRDGDLEAIAAPIDFLGVNHYHDDVVSGHPLGEGAIDPHLVETGRELSSPFVGSEFLTFPSRGLPRTAMDWEVHPDGLRHLLVRLGREYPNLPPLYMTENGAAYDDVVSEDGAVHDPERASFILAHVAAVAEAIAEGADVRGYFVWSLLDNFEWAWGYDKRFGIVRVDYETQERTVKDSARAYAAVFAGRPEASPE encoded by the coding sequence ATGTCGCTCGCCATCCCATCGTTCGAGTCATTCCCGCCCGGCTTCATCTGGGGCTCGGCCACGGCCGCCGCGCAGATCGAGGGCGCCGCCCACGACGACGGCAAAGAAGACTCCATCTGGGACGCTTTCGCCCGCGTGCCCAACGCCGTGATCAACGGCGACACCCCCGAGGTAGCAGTCGATCACTACCACCGCTTCGCCGACGACGTGGCGATCATGAAAGACCTGGGCCTCGATTCCTACCGCTTCTCGACGAGCTGGGCACGCATCAAGCCGGGTGACCGCGAGTTCAACCGACGGGGGCTCGACTTCTACTCACGCCTCGTCGACGAGTTGCTGGGGGCCGGCATCCTGCCCTGGCTGACGCTCTACCACTGGGACCTGCCGCAGGCCGTCGAAGAGACCGGCGGCTGGGCGAACCGCGACACCGCCTACCGTTTCCGCGACTATGCCGAGGGCGTGTACGCCGTGCTGGGCGACCGGGTCGAGCACTGGACCACATTCAACGAGCCCTTCTGCTCTTCGCTGCTCGGCTACGGCGCCGGCGTGCACGCCCCGGGCCGCCGCGAGCCGCTCGCAGCCATCCAGGCAGTGCACCACCAGCACCTCGCCCACGGTCTCGCCGTGAATCGGCTCCGCGAGCTCGGGGCGCAGAACCTCGGCATCACCTTCAATCTCACGAACGCCATCGCCGCCGATACAGCGGATGCTGCCGACGTCGATGCCGCCCGCCGCCTCGACGGCATGATGAACCGCATCTTCCTCGAGCCCGTGCTTCTCGGCGCCTACCCCGACGACGTGACCGACGACCTCTCGGCCGCGGGCATCCGGCTCGACGAGATCGTGCGCGACGGCGACCTCGAGGCCATCGCGGCCCCCATCGACTTTCTCGGCGTGAACCACTATCACGACGACGTCGTGAGCGGGCACCCGCTGGGCGAGGGCGCGATCGATCCGCACCTGGTCGAGACCGGTCGCGAGCTGAGTTCACCCTTCGTCGGCAGCGAGTTCCTGACGTTCCCGAGCCGCGGGCTGCCGCGTACCGCCATGGACTGGGAGGTGCACCCCGACGGGCTGCGTCACCTGCTGGTGCGACTCGGCCGCGAGTACCCGAACCTGCCGCCGCTCTACATGACCGAGAACGGCGCCGCCTATGACGACGTCGTGTCAGAAGACGGCGCGGTGCACGACCCCGAGCGCGCGTCGTTCATCCTGGCGCACGTGGCCGCCGTCGCCGAGGCCATCGCCGAGGGCGCCGACGTTCGTGGCTACTTCGTCTGGTCACTGCTCGACAACTTCGAGTGGGCCTGGGGCTACGACAAGCGCTTCGGCATCGTGCGGGTCGACTACGAGACCCAGGAGCGCACGGTCAAGGACTCCGCGCGGGCGTACGCGGCGGTGTTCGCAGGGCGGCCCGAGGCCTCACCGGAGTAG